GCTCTGTACCCCGATCTGCGATGCCGGGCTTTTATTTGATTTGCCAGTTCGCCTGCTCACAAAAATCAAAATGATTTATGCAGAAATAGGCACTTGGATATTAGCAATTCTGCTTAACAGCTTTACTTTGGCTTTAAAACCAGAAATTTATCAAAACACAAAACTGCTGAAACTTTTCTTTACTATTCTTACTCAACCTTCCCCTTACTGGCTCATAATTTTACTCTCAGCTATTGGTACATTTTTATCTGTATATTTTGGCGATGAACTCTTGGATATTATCTTTTTTCACGAACAGGAAAAATATACTCGCCACAAAAAGAAGTACCAGTTGGTAATAATTCTATTTTTAGCGGCAGCGATAATTTTGCTTTATAAAGAAGTATCAAACCATTTGGAACTCTAATAATCACCAAATCTATTATATCTTGACATTTTTTGTTTCTTATGGTTAAATAGGGTAGCTTTTGCAGTTTAAAACATAGCAGGAAAGGAAGAAAAGAGATGAGGAAAGCGACGAAAAAATTCTTTGCAACAATGGTTATAGCAATTCTTGTAGTACTCCTTCGCCCTGAGAAAATTCTTGATCCGTTCTGGGACGGCGGAAGCTGGGAATGGGTCTTCCCAGGACTAACGCCCATTACCCTGAAACCTATGGGGTGGTGGCGAGTGACCACCATACCCCTGCTCGCCACCATGGCGCTCCGGCGTCCTCATTGGACACATTGGACTGCCGGAGCGCTGTTTGCCTGCATGTGGATCTTTTCTCCATATGCGGGTATAGGGACACTGGGGTTTTTCCTGTTGCTTTCCCCGGTGTCCTGCCTCATCGGCAAAGCCGGTGGGGTAGAGGCAAAAGAGGCATTGCGATACTGCCTCTACTGCCTTAAAAAAGTAGTCCTGGTAGCAGGGCTGGCAACAGAAATATTTTACCCGCTAGCAGGGCTTCTCACCTCTATTATTGCTTTGGCGATGATAGAGGGCGCTTCCCAAATCCTCCTCTCCCCAAAAGATATTTGGGAGGGGATAAAGGATTTTTTGGGGGGCGTTAAGTTTTTGCTGTCGTGATCACCAAGGGGCAGGGTTAAAACCCTGCCCTTTTTGCTTATTGTTTTTTGAATAAACTCTGCTAAAATCAAAACAATGACCAAAGAAATTTTAATTATTGGCGGAGGTAGAATAGGACAAGCTCTTTCATCTGCCCTAAAAAATAAACCTGTTGTTTTTGACAAAGACCCTAAAAAAGCAAACACCAAAAAAACTCTCTCTGAACTAACCAAAGAGGCAAAAATTATCTTTTTAGCTGTCCCGGGCATAGCTTATGAAGAGCTAATTAAAGAAATCAAACCCCATCTCCAAAAAGAATCCCTTATTATTGCTGTAAGCAAAGGCATAACCAAAAACTATCATTTTGTCTGGCAAGAGCTCAATAAACTCCCCCAAAACTACGGCATTTTAGCTGGGCCAATAATGGCTGAAGATATTATTAAAAATAAGCCGACTGTGGGCATAATCGGCTTTAAAAACAATAAAGCCTTTAGCCAAATAAAAACCTTATTTAAGCAAAATTTCCGTTTAATCAACTATCCGCACTCTCCTAAAGATCTTTCAGTAGCCGGCACCCTAAAAAATGTTTATGCTTTGTTTTTAGGAATAATAGACGGCTTGAATTTAGGAGAAAACGCCAAAGCATATTTTTTGCTTAAAAGCCTCAGAGAAATGAGAATTTTAGCAAAACACTTTAAAGCCAACCTTTTAGCGATAAACGGCTTAGCTGGCATTAGCGACCTAATCCTTACCGCCTACTCCTCATACTCTGATAACTGCCAACAAGGAGTAAAAATAGCCCAACAAAAGAAACCCGATCCCTGTGAAGGGATACGAACTTTAGAGTTTCTGGCAAAAAAAATAAAAAATAAAAACAATCTTCCTTTGCTTTCAGCTTTAGAAGAAATCATTCTAAATAAAAAAGATGCTTATCAGGTCATTTCCACTCTTTTTCCTGCGTAGGTCTCCCCTTTTTTTAGTTATTGATATTGGCACAACTTATTTTAAAATTTTTATTTTTGACAAAAACCTAAAAATTGTTAACGAAAAGAAAATAAAAAATAAGTTGCTTGCACCTCAAAAAGGGTTTTGTGAAGTTAACCCAACCCAATGGTTTTTTTGGACAAAGGAATTTCTGGAAAAAAATAAAAACTACAATATCCAAGCAATAGGATTAACTGGACAGCGCGAAACCGTTGTCTTTTGGGATAAAAATACTGGCATGGCTGCCTGCCCGGCAATCCTTTGGAGTGATAAAAGAACAAAAAAAACAGCTAACACCTTAAAGGCAAAAATCGACCCTATAAAAATAAGATCTAAAACTGGGCTTTTTTGGCACTACCGCTACCCTATTTTTAAGCTAATATGGGCAAGCCAAAACATTGAAGAGGTCAAAAGCCTAATAAATAAAAAACGCCTTTATTTTGGCCCGCCCAGCTCTTGGCTTGCTTTTAACCTTTCTAAAGAAAGAAATTATATAATCGACCACACCCAAGCTTCACGCACTTTGCTTTACAATTTAAAATCGAACTCGTGGGATAAAGAGCTGCTCAAACTTCTTCCTGTACCAACAAATTTTCTTCCGAAAATAATACCTAATTTTTATTATATCGGATCTGTTAAATTAGAAGGTAAAAAACTGCCTATTCTTTCCTCTATCGGCGACCAAGAGGCATCTTTATATCAATGGCCCCTAACAACAACTAAGCTTACCTTAAGCACAGGCGTCTTTTTGGGTAAAAAAGTAGAAAAATTAAAAATATTACCTAATACAGAAACCTCAATATCTTTTTATGATAAAAAACCGCTCTTTTTGTTAGAAAAAAGACTTAACATCTTAGGTAAAGATCTTCTTTCAGCCTTAAAACAAAACAATAAAGAAAAGCTCACTCAGTTTCAGGAAAAAATCGCCAAGGGATTAAAAACCCTTCAAGCAAAAAAAATCCAAGTAGACGGGGGACTGGTCAGAGACGACAAGTGGGGTTCAAAAATGAGACAGATTATTCTTGAGCTTCCCTTTGAATTTGAATTTAGGCAAAATCAGGAAAGCTCTGCTAAAGGTGTGGCAGAAATTCTCAGACAAAGATTAAAGCTTTAAAAAATTCTGATATAATAGAAAATATGGCAAACTACTCTTTTTGGCTAAGGGTCCGCAATCATCAGTTAATTTTCAAAAAAGAAATTCGCTTAGAAGATGAGAGCATTCGTGACTTAGAAGAGATGAAAGAAGTTTTGTACGACAACTCCAATTTAGATTTCAACTGCACTCTTTACCGAATGTACCGGGGCGCATACCTTGAAAAAGACGAAAACAACTTCCAAAATATCCGCCACGATCTTACTCTGATTACTCCCGGAACAATAAATCACGAATT
The sequence above is drawn from the bacterium genome and encodes:
- a CDS encoding NAD(P)-binding domain-containing protein, with product MTKEILIIGGGRIGQALSSALKNKPVVFDKDPKKANTKKTLSELTKEAKIIFLAVPGIAYEELIKEIKPHLQKESLIIAVSKGITKNYHFVWQELNKLPQNYGILAGPIMAEDIIKNKPTVGIIGFKNNKAFSQIKTLFKQNFRLINYPHSPKDLSVAGTLKNVYALFLGIIDGLNLGENAKAYFLLKSLREMRILAKHFKANLLAINGLAGISDLILTAYSSYSDNCQQGVKIAQQKKPDPCEGIRTLEFLAKKIKNKNNLPLLSALEEIILNKKDAYQVISTLFPA